CTCTACCTTATGATACTCGGAATCCAGGTAGTGTCGGCATCTGCGAAAGAAGCGTGGAACTAACAAATATCATATTCTGTAGGATAAATTTCTACTTCATTGAAACTAATTGAAACTACTAATCAATACAAATCTTTTAACAATATATAGTAATATTATAACTTTGTCTAATATGGAATAAAACCGAAATATATCCcttgtttctttttgttgaaattcctttatttcAAGTGTGAACTATAACTATCATCATAAATTGTCTTTCAACAATAACTAAAgaatttcgtataaaaaatttgatttaaacaaaaataatccgGTGTTacacattatattttattataggaGTTTTTAGAAATTAGCTTTATACATCAGTTTTCTTCTTAGCATCCAGTAAGTATTTTACATTCTTGCAAATTCTTTCAAAAGATAAggatcattttaattcaaaaagaatattagaaaattgataacatttttatcCTAAATCTAAAGATTTTCATAATCGTTCTTCGGGTACCTGGAAGAATAAGGATAATCCTCATTCAATACAGATGTTTTCAAGACGAATCTTGGCATCCCCTTCTCATGAAGATTTCCGGTTCCACGAAGATTTAAAGGTATCTGCAATCTTTCCTGGAGATTATTTTTACCAACATAGCTTGGATACTTTAATCTGAAAATGGGAATGGATTTTTCCTGGAGGTTATCCACCCCACGAAGTGGTTCTGCTGCAATGATTACCTCTGCTTCATTTTCTTCATCTAGATACCTTTGATTATGATCGGGATCTGCAGGGGCGCAAAGAAAACCACCAATGCTCAAAAGTATCAACgtaatctgaaaataatttgtttgaatttataaactaCGTAATTAACATGTCTAAATTCTCAGGTTTCCTGGACTTTGtgcttataatatataattataacagCCCAGAAAAAAAGAATCGattgaatggaaattattttgaatcggAAAATTTCGGAATACCGATTTACGCAAATTTTAATCATTGCAATCGGCCGCCATAGTCATCACCGATATAGGTAAATCTGGTTCCATTATTTTTCAGTGTTTTAATAGGAACGACATTTACTGACCGAGtagtctgaaattttttaaactcagcCGTTAAATGTCATTCAGATGGTTCTTGAGTTGGTGATTGCTATATGGTAAGCGgttgaaattatcaaattaaatttataagaccGATTACAATTTTCACAAACTGATAGAACGCAGTTTGCGTGAATTGGAATTCTTAAATTCCtcgattcaaatattttccattcaatagatttttttct
This Belonocnema kinseyi isolate 2016_QV_RU_SX_M_011 chromosome 3, B_treatae_v1, whole genome shotgun sequence DNA region includes the following protein-coding sequences:
- the LOC117169194 gene encoding uncharacterized protein LOC117169194, encoding MIEITLILLSIGGFLCAPADPDHNQRYLDEENEAEVIIAAEPLRGVDNLQEKSIPIFRLKYPSYVGKNNLQERLQIPLNLRGTGNLHEKGMPRFVLKTSVLNEDYPYSSRYPKNDYENL